From Neobacillus sp. PS2-9, the proteins below share one genomic window:
- a CDS encoding glucosaminidase domain-containing protein, which produces MKKKRFTALALATMLFSSTASGVAASETYTWKYQNNSWYYLSSTGKTVKGWVLYNKNWYYLGSNGVMKTGWLLDKNIWYYLDRNSGAMKTGWLKENNIWYFLLPSGAMKTGWLLDRNSWYYLEKSGAMKVGWIEDKGLKYYLSLSGAMITGQKFIEGKPYVFASSGALNTSPLTGWFRDGSIVMYFDSGGVMHKGWLVEDANKYYFKQDGLIHTGWLEENNKKYFFALDGKMQVGWLNDGDKRYYLGTDGALKTGWITYGGKSYYLGTDGVMYKGWLTEGDKKFYLGKEGTILTGLQTIDNQLYYFGTNGVMQKNSWITIENKKYYLGDDGAAVKGWMTKGEEKYYFGSDGVMVNGWQNVNKKWYYFNSDGTMETGWVYVNGKWYYLNANGEMQTGWLTDNGSTYYFTNNGDMFIGWLALDNKWYYFDTNGKMVTGEKIIDGKTYNFFEDGVLNTGPVVKTTSYNLSYQQMLDLEMTRTPQTDKYRNVNAYVSSEYVLKDVTDPTKGVVISTTPLNVRENTNTNSFIFGTLKNGSQVTIVSTVGTWYEIKYDTWRNAKSEDVSYYLNPNTFSSTSTEYFQFLLLNKSAGTTAKDLNAKPLAGKGILDGKGQAFIQASQQYNVNEVYLISHSLLETGNGTSQLAKGIIVDTVDGQPVEPKTVYNMYGVGAIDSCPNTCGSQYAYKQGWFTPEAAIIGGAAFIGQGYINASVPQNTLYKMRWNPINPSHQYATDIGWAVKQTNNIKRIYDSLSSYTLYYELPEYK; this is translated from the coding sequence TTGAAGAAAAAACGATTTACTGCTTTAGCGCTCGCAACAATGTTGTTCTCTTCAACAGCTTCAGGCGTTGCGGCATCTGAAACCTATACATGGAAGTATCAAAATAATAGTTGGTATTACCTATCCTCAACAGGTAAAACTGTAAAAGGCTGGGTTCTTTATAATAAAAATTGGTACTATCTTGGCAGCAATGGTGTGATGAAAACTGGCTGGCTACTAGACAAGAATATTTGGTACTATCTTGATAGGAATAGCGGAGCGATGAAAACAGGATGGCTAAAAGAAAATAATATTTGGTATTTCCTTTTGCCTAGTGGTGCCATGAAGACCGGTTGGCTCTTAGATAGAAATAGTTGGTATTACCTCGAAAAAAGCGGTGCAATGAAGGTAGGATGGATCGAAGACAAAGGTTTAAAATATTATTTAAGTTTAAGTGGTGCAATGATAACGGGTCAAAAATTCATTGAGGGGAAACCGTATGTTTTTGCGTCCTCTGGAGCCTTAAATACATCTCCACTAACAGGCTGGTTCCGTGATGGCTCTATTGTCATGTATTTTGACTCTGGTGGAGTGATGCACAAAGGCTGGTTGGTTGAAGATGCTAATAAATATTATTTTAAACAAGATGGATTGATTCATACCGGCTGGTTAGAAGAAAATAATAAAAAATATTTCTTTGCCTTAGATGGTAAAATGCAGGTTGGTTGGCTGAACGATGGTGATAAACGTTATTACCTTGGAACAGATGGTGCTTTGAAGACCGGCTGGATTACCTATGGGGGAAAATCCTATTACCTGGGTACGGACGGTGTCATGTACAAAGGTTGGTTGACCGAGGGTGATAAAAAGTTTTACCTGGGTAAAGAGGGTACTATTTTAACTGGTCTGCAAACGATTGATAACCAGTTGTACTATTTTGGTACAAACGGTGTGATGCAAAAGAATAGTTGGATTACCATTGAAAATAAAAAGTATTATCTTGGAGACGACGGTGCAGCGGTGAAGGGCTGGATGACCAAAGGTGAGGAAAAGTACTATTTCGGTTCGGATGGAGTCATGGTCAATGGCTGGCAAAATGTTAATAAAAAGTGGTACTATTTTAACTCTGATGGAACCATGGAAACTGGCTGGGTCTATGTTAATGGAAAATGGTACTATTTAAATGCCAACGGAGAAATGCAAACCGGATGGTTAACCGATAATGGCTCTACCTACTATTTTACGAATAATGGAGATATGTTTATCGGTTGGCTAGCATTAGATAATAAATGGTACTATTTTGATACGAATGGCAAAATGGTAACTGGTGAAAAGATAATAGATGGAAAGACGTATAACTTTTTTGAAGATGGTGTTTTGAATACTGGTCCTGTGGTGAAAACGACAAGCTATAATCTTTCGTATCAACAAATGCTTGATCTTGAAATGACTAGGACTCCACAAACAGATAAGTATAGAAATGTGAACGCATATGTAAGTAGTGAATATGTGCTAAAAGATGTAACAGATCCAACCAAGGGTGTGGTGATATCCACAACACCACTTAATGTTCGGGAGAATACGAATACCAATTCCTTTATTTTTGGAACATTAAAGAATGGATCTCAAGTAACCATTGTTTCCACCGTTGGAACTTGGTATGAAATTAAATATGATACATGGAGAAATGCCAAGTCTGAAGACGTAAGCTATTATCTCAATCCAAATACCTTTAGCTCAACAAGTACGGAATACTTCCAGTTCCTCCTTCTAAATAAAAGTGCCGGAACTACTGCAAAAGATCTGAATGCGAAGCCACTGGCTGGCAAAGGGATTTTGGATGGAAAAGGCCAAGCGTTTATTCAAGCAAGTCAGCAATATAATGTGAATGAAGTGTACCTTATTTCACATTCATTGCTTGAAACGGGCAATGGTACATCTCAGTTGGCAAAGGGAATTATTGTTGATACAGTAGATGGGCAACCAGTAGAACCGAAAACGGTATACAACATGTATGGTGTGGGAGCTATTGATAGTTGCCCGAATACTTGTGGCTCCCAATATGCTTACAAGCAAGGGTGGTTTACACCAGAAGCAGCAATTATCGGTGGAGCAGCATTCATTGGACAAGGCTACATTAACGCTTCAGTTCCACAAAATACACTTTATAAAATGAGATGGAATCCTATTAATCCTAGCCATCAATATGCAACTGATATCGGTTGGGCCGTAAAACAAACAAATAACATAAAAAGAATCTATGATTCGTTAAGTTCGTATACGTTATATTATGAGCTTCCAGAATATAAGTAA
- a CDS encoding phosphotransferase, with product MEQHSFQLLEAINKNANLNQKKMAEICGISIGKVNYLIHDLTFGDYIYSEKKGRNISYFLTQKGIDSLKKGIEAFQDKKVNIHQEPLTEIKQAVILAAGYRKDFNKPAGLMPIDDTTLLKRNVEILQENGINHIVIVTGYQKEAFQDIPELSHLNFVHNPKYKWTGSMASLALAYDLISEDILLIEDDILIEERAIKEMLMHQQRDSVLITDESGSGDEAFVELRNGYLYKVSKDIHQFNHVDGEMIGFSKLSYEVFTKMVNDYKENNKNPYMNYEYMLLDVSRHYNIGFLKMHNLIWGEIDSQEHYNTIINKTYPILKRKEAEFREIQIKSYLMEALDLAYEDIQEIRPFGGMTNKNFKVTVNDKEYVLRIPGNGTEQMINRREEKINSTLVSQLGIDTEIAYFNEETGVKIAELIPNAETLTGKTAKRQDYMMLTTAVLRKLHVSGIEMANRFDVFENISKYEELMEEAKGQPYEHYDEVRAQVMVLKDVYQAMNIMLNPCHNDLVPENLVKSGTDKVYLIDWEYAGMNDPMWDVAAHSLECEFTPEDEELFLSLYLQQDEIPLDIQQRVLMNKIFQDFLWSIWTIIKEAKGDDFGQYGINRFNRARENLNHELIRELAYSYEK from the coding sequence ATGGAACAGCACTCATTTCAATTATTAGAGGCGATTAATAAAAACGCCAACTTAAATCAAAAGAAAATGGCTGAAATCTGCGGGATTTCAATTGGGAAAGTCAACTACCTAATCCACGATTTAACGTTTGGAGACTATATTTACAGCGAAAAAAAAGGCAGAAATATTAGCTACTTCTTAACACAAAAAGGAATAGATTCATTAAAGAAAGGAATCGAGGCTTTCCAAGACAAAAAAGTAAATATCCATCAAGAGCCGTTAACGGAGATTAAGCAGGCTGTTATTTTAGCAGCAGGTTATCGAAAAGATTTTAACAAACCTGCAGGATTGATGCCAATTGATGATACCACATTATTAAAACGAAATGTAGAGATCCTTCAAGAAAACGGAATTAATCATATCGTTATAGTTACTGGTTACCAAAAAGAGGCGTTTCAGGATATCCCAGAACTAAGTCACCTGAATTTTGTGCATAACCCAAAATACAAATGGACGGGATCCATGGCGTCATTGGCACTTGCTTATGATTTGATTTCTGAGGATATTCTCCTTATCGAAGATGATATTTTAATTGAAGAACGGGCGATTAAGGAAATGCTTATGCATCAGCAACGCGACAGTGTTCTAATCACTGACGAAAGTGGCTCTGGCGATGAAGCCTTCGTAGAGCTCCGAAATGGCTATCTTTATAAGGTGTCAAAGGATATACACCAATTCAATCATGTCGACGGTGAGATGATCGGATTCAGTAAGCTATCCTATGAAGTTTTTACAAAAATGGTTAATGACTATAAGGAAAACAACAAGAACCCATATATGAACTATGAATATATGCTGCTTGATGTATCCAGACATTATAATATCGGCTTCCTCAAAATGCACAACCTCATTTGGGGAGAAATCGACAGCCAAGAGCATTATAATACCATCATTAATAAAACCTATCCAATTCTAAAAAGAAAAGAAGCGGAGTTTAGAGAAATTCAAATCAAGAGCTACTTAATGGAAGCCCTTGACCTTGCCTATGAGGATATTCAGGAAATTAGGCCGTTTGGCGGGATGACAAATAAGAACTTCAAGGTAACGGTTAACGACAAGGAGTATGTGCTTCGGATTCCTGGTAATGGAACAGAGCAGATGATTAACCGAAGAGAGGAAAAAATTAATTCGACCCTTGTTAGTCAGCTCGGTATCGATACAGAAATCGCTTATTTTAATGAAGAAACAGGCGTGAAAATTGCGGAACTTATTCCAAATGCGGAGACGTTAACCGGAAAAACAGCTAAACGCCAGGACTACATGATGTTAACAACGGCAGTTCTTAGAAAGTTGCACGTATCGGGTATTGAGATGGCCAATCGATTTGATGTGTTTGAAAATATTTCAAAATATGAGGAACTGATGGAAGAAGCAAAGGGCCAGCCATATGAGCATTATGATGAAGTAAGAGCTCAGGTTATGGTTTTGAAGGATGTTTACCAAGCGATGAATATCATGTTAAATCCATGTCACAATGACTTAGTTCCAGAAAACTTGGTGAAAAGCGGCACCGACAAAGTGTATTTAATCGACTGGGAATATGCAGGTATGAATGACCCAATGTGGGATGTAGCGGCACACTCGCTAGAATGTGAGTTTACACCAGAGGATGAGGAATTGTTCTTATCGCTTTACCTGCAACAGGATGAAATTCCACTCGACATTCAACAAAGAGTACTAATGAATAAAATTTTCCAAGATTTCCTTTGGAGCATTTGGACTATTATTAAAGAAGCAAAGGGCGATGACTTCGGCCAGTACGGAATCAATCGCTTTAACAGAGCTAGAGAAAATTTAAATCATGAACTGATAAGGGAGTTGGCATACTCGTATGAAAAATAA
- a CDS encoding DMT family transporter, giving the protein MKNKGIFFGLFSGFTWALDTVLIGMVLSKAVFVSSDAVIFLAPLVSTFFHDMLSSFWMMLYMLFRGELAISFKKLATRSGRFVILGALLGGPIGMTGYVLAVKYLGASLSASISAVYPAIGAFFAFLILKDRLTLKNWIGLFISILFIFLLGFAGGEPSPSFILGFSFILLCIFGWGMECVILAYGMKDDEISPEQALQIRQVVSAVTYAVLILPFFNAYPLVGEVFKSSELFLIAGVALSGTASYVYYYKAIYVMGPTRAMALNITYAAWAIFLSFIILDSPITLKVVFFSIMILLGSILTVATKDELKWMNLTKGRRTA; this is encoded by the coding sequence ATGAAAAATAAAGGGATCTTCTTCGGTTTGTTCTCAGGCTTCACCTGGGCGCTTGACACCGTTTTAATTGGAATGGTTTTATCCAAAGCAGTATTTGTTTCATCAGATGCGGTTATATTTCTAGCACCGCTAGTGAGTACGTTTTTCCATGACATGCTTTCTAGCTTCTGGATGATGCTTTATATGCTCTTCAGAGGGGAGTTAGCCATCTCATTTAAGAAATTAGCGACGCGCAGTGGACGGTTTGTTATCTTAGGCGCTTTACTAGGTGGACCAATAGGAATGACTGGTTACGTTCTTGCGGTTAAATATTTGGGTGCCTCTCTATCGGCCTCCATTTCAGCAGTGTATCCAGCAATTGGTGCTTTCTTTGCTTTCTTGATTCTAAAAGACAGATTAACTTTGAAAAACTGGATTGGACTTTTTATAAGTATTTTATTTATCTTCTTACTAGGCTTTGCAGGCGGAGAACCATCTCCAAGCTTTATTCTTGGATTCTCGTTTATCCTATTGTGTATCTTTGGCTGGGGAATGGAGTGCGTTATCCTTGCTTACGGAATGAAAGATGATGAGATTTCACCAGAGCAAGCGTTGCAGATTCGTCAGGTTGTATCTGCTGTCACTTATGCGGTCTTAATTTTACCGTTTTTCAATGCGTACCCTCTTGTGGGTGAAGTGTTTAAGAGCAGTGAATTATTCTTGATCGCTGGAGTTGCTCTGTCTGGAACAGCATCTTATGTTTACTATTACAAAGCGATTTACGTTATGGGACCAACTCGTGCGATGGCCTTGAATATTACGTATGCAGCATGGGCGATTTTCTTAAGTTTCATTATTCTAGATTCTCCAATTACCCTAAAGGTTGTCTTTTTTAGTATTATGATTTTATTAGGATCTATATTAACTGTCGCTACCAAAGATGAGTTAAAATGGATGAATCTAACTAAAGGCAGGAGAACCGCTTAA
- a CDS encoding sugar phosphate nucleotidyltransferase codes for MRAILLAAGMGTRLRPLTLTTPKSLVEVNGKPMLEQQVEFLQEVGVEEIIVVTGYLKEKFEYLKEKYGVTLVHNDKYDVYNNIYTMYLVREYLPDSYVIDADVFLKNNFLLRDPKKSMYFSSRKPEFKAEWMIRFDDNFKVYDIEVGDGEHDYILCGISYWSEEDGRYIVKKLEEAVAGANFKDLYWDDIVKDNIRDLNVYLQEIHPDDSYEIDSLEDLEKVKKRLVMEK; via the coding sequence ATGAGAGCAATACTATTAGCAGCAGGAATGGGCACAAGATTACGACCATTAACACTAACTACACCGAAGTCCTTGGTTGAAGTTAACGGGAAACCGATGCTCGAGCAGCAGGTGGAATTCCTTCAAGAAGTCGGTGTGGAGGAAATCATCGTAGTTACAGGATATTTGAAGGAAAAGTTCGAGTACTTAAAAGAAAAGTATGGAGTTACGCTTGTTCATAATGATAAATACGATGTGTATAACAACATTTACACTATGTATTTAGTTAGGGAATATCTTCCAGACTCGTACGTAATTGACGCCGATGTCTTTTTGAAAAATAACTTCCTTTTGCGTGATCCGAAGAAGTCGATGTACTTTAGTTCACGAAAGCCAGAGTTTAAAGCGGAGTGGATGATTCGCTTCGATGACAATTTCAAGGTCTATGACATTGAAGTTGGCGACGGCGAACATGATTACATTTTATGCGGCATCTCGTATTGGTCAGAGGAAGATGGCCGTTATATCGTTAAGAAGCTGGAGGAAGCGGTCGCTGGCGCAAACTTCAAGGACCTTTACTGGGATGACATTGTTAAGGATAACATTCGCGACCTAAACGTGTATCTACAGGAGATTCACCCAGACGACAGCTACGAAATCGATTCACTCGAAGACCTTGAAAAAGTAAAGAAGCGATTGGTGATGGAGAAATAG
- a CDS encoding nuclease-related domain-containing protein: MAFKPRTERQELIILRSLNARMELPDVDKRNFYNLKKGYEGEVMFDSLTEKIQSNCYVLNDLLLEVNNNKFQIDTLIIKDTLHIFDVKNNEGNYYYENGEFYSKKNDTKITTNPLDQLKRCDSLFHQLLQKHGFRIPVESNVVFINPEFTLYQAPKNKPLIFPTQLNSLFKKLNTPTRNLTNRHKQLAELLDSLHQVDSPYPRLLKYEFGQLDKGLSCCTCQSLRVSVRELKATCDDCGAEEEIESAVLRSVMELKLLFPDINITTNLVYVWCRVISKKTIRRILKKHFKAINNRRNCYYE; encoded by the coding sequence ATGGCTTTTAAACCTCGCACGGAACGGCAGGAATTAATAATATTAAGAAGCTTGAATGCTAGGATGGAGTTACCAGATGTCGATAAGAGGAACTTTTATAATCTAAAAAAAGGATACGAAGGGGAAGTGATGTTTGATTCATTGACCGAAAAAATTCAGAGTAATTGTTATGTATTAAATGACTTATTGTTGGAGGTTAATAATAATAAGTTTCAAATTGATACGTTGATTATTAAAGATACCCTGCACATTTTTGATGTTAAAAATAATGAAGGTAATTATTATTATGAAAATGGTGAGTTTTACTCTAAGAAGAATGATACGAAAATCACCACCAACCCACTTGATCAGCTAAAACGCTGTGACTCTCTCTTTCACCAGTTACTGCAAAAACATGGCTTCAGAATACCAGTAGAATCCAATGTTGTCTTTATTAACCCCGAATTCACGCTTTACCAAGCACCAAAAAATAAACCTCTTATTTTTCCTACACAACTGAATTCCTTATTTAAAAAATTAAATACACCTACAAGGAATCTTACTAACAGACACAAACAATTGGCTGAGCTATTAGATTCGTTGCATCAAGTAGATTCTCCTTATCCGAGGCTGCTGAAATACGAATTTGGACAGCTCGATAAAGGGCTCAGTTGTTGTACTTGCCAGTCTTTAAGAGTTTCAGTCAGAGAACTGAAAGCCACTTGTGATGATTGTGGGGCCGAAGAAGAAATCGAATCTGCTGTTTTACGAAGTGTGATGGAACTTAAGCTTCTTTTTCCTGACATAAACATTACCACCAACCTTGTTTATGTCTGGTGTCGTGTAATTTCAAAAAAGACAATTAGGAGAATTCTTAAGAAGCATTTTAAAGCTATAAATAATAGAAGAAATTGTTATTATGAGTAA
- a CDS encoding glucosaminidase domain-containing protein yields MKKVVFRSFLVVLLLLGIFHNKAMAAESTTQSEMTVISINLPVYRNFEELSDFRIHLGSDYKRYAVLSFKDKVTILSVKDYAAQIRMADGRTGWVHKDYLSSNIMNQTWLVKEGRNLREDPSTTKPSIGSVPDKAKVYVLDYDKQSKFYKIQTTDGHEGWIKGTYQEGEGSNFIDYGKGLNVIPYEFDKEGKVTTNLSIFTPLNTVAKVTANQINKFIEYKTNGATTEMAAMGSAYLEAQTSAHLNAVYLLAHSGLETKWGTSDIVKNVHNYYGIGAYDSQPAEGADTFSSKSTGIIEGAKFISTRYVNRTTGFQYPFPQPTLDNMRFNDELHQYSTDEAWAGKISTIIKEFNIFTYTKGWKNIAEKWYYNNGDGTYKTGWLLDKNKWYFLDTSSGVMLTGWKQINGKWYYLNPDGDMKTGWLYSGGKWYYLDFKNGDMKTGWLYTGGKWYYLNNSGVMQTGWIKLSGKWYYLYKDGHMAANTTVGGYRLGKTGAML; encoded by the coding sequence TTGAAAAAAGTAGTATTTCGAAGTTTCTTAGTTGTTCTTTTGTTATTGGGGATTTTTCATAATAAGGCAATGGCTGCCGAATCAACGACACAATCCGAAATGACTGTCATCTCAATAAATTTACCAGTCTATCGGAATTTCGAGGAGTTATCTGATTTTAGAATTCATCTAGGTTCAGACTACAAGAGATATGCAGTGTTATCTTTTAAGGACAAGGTGACAATCCTCAGTGTGAAGGACTACGCTGCACAAATACGTATGGCAGATGGTAGGACAGGCTGGGTCCATAAGGATTATTTAAGCAGTAATATCATGAATCAAACGTGGCTTGTAAAAGAAGGCAGAAATCTAAGAGAAGACCCAAGTACGACAAAGCCTTCAATAGGGTCTGTTCCCGATAAGGCGAAAGTATATGTCCTTGATTATGATAAACAAAGTAAATTCTATAAAATCCAAACGACAGATGGACATGAAGGTTGGATTAAAGGAACCTATCAAGAAGGAGAAGGATCAAATTTCATTGATTACGGAAAAGGCTTAAATGTGATTCCGTATGAATTTGATAAAGAGGGGAAAGTGACCACTAACCTTTCAATCTTTACTCCATTAAATACTGTTGCCAAAGTAACAGCCAATCAAATAAACAAGTTTATTGAGTATAAGACGAATGGAGCCACTACGGAAATGGCTGCAATGGGATCTGCTTATCTAGAAGCCCAAACTAGTGCACACTTAAATGCTGTCTACCTTTTGGCACATTCAGGACTTGAGACCAAATGGGGAACCTCGGATATCGTTAAAAATGTCCATAACTATTATGGAATTGGCGCCTATGATTCACAGCCTGCAGAGGGTGCGGATACGTTTTCTTCTAAAAGTACAGGCATTATTGAAGGGGCTAAATTTATTAGTACTAGATATGTAAACAGAACTACGGGATTCCAGTATCCATTCCCACAGCCAACTCTTGATAATATGAGATTTAATGATGAATTACATCAATACTCAACAGATGAAGCGTGGGCTGGAAAAATTTCAACGATTATTAAAGAATTTAACATCTTTACTTATACAAAAGGTTGGAAAAATATTGCTGAAAAATGGTATTACAATAATGGGGACGGCACCTATAAAACAGGCTGGCTTCTAGATAAAAACAAATGGTATTTCTTAGACACGTCGTCAGGTGTCATGCTTACAGGCTGGAAACAGATAAATGGCAAATGGTATTATCTCAACCCAGACGGCGATATGAAAACTGGTTGGTTGTATTCAGGAGGAAAATGGTATTACCTTGACTTTAAGAATGGCGACATGAAAACTGGGTGGCTCTACACTGGCGGTAAGTGGTATTACTTAAATAATAGTGGTGTCATGCAAACAGGCTGGATCAAGCTTAGTGGCAAATGGTACTACCTATACAAGGATGGCCATATGGCTGCCAACACTACCGTTGGCGGGTATCGTCTAGGAAAAACGGGTGCCATGCTTTAA
- a CDS encoding NlpC/P60 family protein — MKKFIVSGLLSCSLLLSGFIGGQKTEAASFGDKVTDIALEYIGVPYVWGGTSPSGFDCSGFTSYTYKQAGITIPRTASDQYTRGQAVSKSNLQEGDLVFFSTYKAGASHVGIYLSDNKFVHASSNGVKVSSLSESYYSSTYIGSKRIGNTTNGWVLSNKKWYFYKNSVKQTGWLKDNSEWYYLDTDGEMATGWLYWHNDWYYMYSSGSMSTGWIYSGGKWYYLYSDGTMAKSTTISGYKLNSNGAWIQ, encoded by the coding sequence ATGAAGAAGTTTATAGTCAGTGGTCTACTATCATGTTCTTTACTCTTGAGCGGATTTATTGGTGGACAGAAAACAGAAGCAGCATCATTTGGAGATAAGGTTACAGATATAGCACTTGAATACATTGGAGTTCCTTATGTATGGGGAGGCACATCACCGAGTGGATTTGATTGCTCTGGTTTTACGAGTTATACATACAAGCAAGCGGGTATTACTATCCCACGAACAGCTTCTGATCAATACACTAGAGGGCAAGCGGTTTCGAAAAGTAACTTACAAGAAGGAGATTTAGTTTTCTTTAGTACATATAAGGCTGGAGCTTCTCATGTGGGTATTTATTTAAGTGACAATAAGTTTGTTCATGCGTCATCAAATGGTGTAAAAGTTAGTTCTCTGTCAGAATCTTATTACTCATCAACATATATTGGTTCTAAACGTATTGGGAATACCACGAATGGTTGGGTTCTTTCAAATAAAAAGTGGTACTTCTATAAAAATAGTGTAAAACAGACTGGATGGTTGAAAGATAACAGCGAATGGTATTATTTGGACACAGACGGTGAAATGGCTACTGGTTGGTTATATTGGCATAATGATTGGTATTATATGTATTCAAGTGGTTCTATGAGTACGGGTTGGATATATTCAGGTGGAAAATGGTATTATCTATACTCCGATGGAACCATGGCTAAAAGCACAACCATTAGTGGGTATAAATTGAACAGTAATGGGGCTTGGATTCAATAA
- a CDS encoding nucleotide sugar dehydrogenase, whose product MSKICVIGLGYIGLPTSVMFANNGIQVHGVDVNAAAVEKIQNKQLHIEENGLEERLIAAIDSGNFTVSTTPVKADVFIIAVPSPINSDKTADMKYVQAATKSIVPYLEKGNLVILESTVPPRTVEDVMIPILKESGLEIGTELLVSHSPERVIPGRVFEELVNNSRIVGGINEESSEKTAELYRAFVKGEIFLTDATTAEMVKVIENTYRDVNIAFANELARISEKIGVNVWDAIKLANHHPRVNIHLPGPGVGGHCIAVDPWFLVEQDPENAQIIHLSRKTNDSMPLYVANKVKTISEQHQITNPKVAVLGLSFKANIDDMRESPSVEVIHHLKELNLEFTAFDPHIKEQKIPQQTLQLEEALKNADIVLILTEHDEFKILDPKQTANLVRSKIVLDTKNCLPREAWVNAGFDVRLLGDSKNS is encoded by the coding sequence ATGAGTAAAATTTGTGTCATCGGCCTTGGTTATATCGGTCTTCCTACATCTGTTATGTTTGCTAATAATGGCATTCAGGTTCACGGTGTAGACGTAAATGCTGCGGCAGTTGAAAAAATCCAAAATAAACAGCTTCATATCGAAGAAAATGGACTAGAGGAGCGCCTGATTGCAGCAATCGACAGCGGTAATTTTACTGTTTCAACTACACCGGTAAAAGCTGATGTCTTTATCATAGCCGTTCCATCACCAATTAACTCTGATAAAACAGCAGATATGAAATATGTTCAAGCAGCTACAAAATCTATCGTTCCTTATCTTGAAAAGGGAAACCTTGTCATTCTTGAGTCAACTGTTCCTCCAAGAACGGTAGAAGACGTAATGATTCCAATCTTAAAAGAAAGCGGACTCGAAATCGGAACAGAACTACTTGTTTCTCACTCCCCTGAACGAGTTATTCCAGGTCGTGTATTCGAAGAGCTTGTAAATAATAGCCGTATTGTTGGTGGAATTAACGAAGAATCATCTGAAAAGACAGCTGAGCTTTATCGTGCCTTTGTTAAAGGTGAAATTTTCTTAACTGATGCGACAACAGCCGAGATGGTAAAGGTTATTGAAAATACGTACCGCGATGTCAACATTGCATTTGCCAATGAGCTTGCACGAATCAGTGAAAAAATCGGCGTGAATGTGTGGGATGCAATTAAGCTTGCGAATCATCACCCACGTGTAAATATCCACTTACCGGGACCTGGGGTTGGCGGACATTGTATCGCAGTTGATCCATGGTTCCTAGTGGAGCAGGATCCAGAAAATGCACAAATCATTCACCTTTCACGTAAAACAAATGATTCTATGCCGCTTTATGTGGCTAATAAAGTCAAAACGATTAGCGAGCAACACCAAATCACAAATCCTAAAGTAGCCGTTTTAGGGTTATCGTTTAAGGCTAATATTGATGATATGCGTGAAAGTCCATCTGTTGAAGTTATTCATCACTTAAAAGAGCTGAATCTTGAATTTACTGCTTTTGATCCACATATTAAGGAGCAGAAAATTCCTCAGCAAACGTTACAATTGGAAGAAGCATTAAAGAATGCAGATATCGTTCTTATTTTAACAGAGCATGATGAGTTTAAAATACTTGATCCGAAGCAAACAGCGAACCTGGTTCGTTCAAAAATTGTTTTAGATACAAAAAATTGCCTTCCACGCGAAGCTTGGGTAAATGCAGGTTTTGACGTTCGCTTATTAGGGGATTCTAAAAATAGTTAA